One Streptomyces sp. RPA4-2 genomic window carries:
- a CDS encoding FKBP-type peptidyl-prolyl cis-trans isomerase, whose translation MRRRSLLLAVPAGLVTLAGCGDDNKSEKAKSSSSPSPSASASSAPPPKIVDGPLPAITAGTKFGEKPTVAKGSGAPSKDLAVRTVIAGNGGTVAENDYIQASYLGQVWDTAKVFDNSYDRKTSLVIQLAQGGIIDGWRYGLVGKKVGSRVEMAVPPTWGYGTRGNTQAGIKGTDTLVFVVDIENTFNAKSSAKGKDVAQNDKALPKVGTNTDGKAPSIDVPKAAAPTKLVADYVIEGDGEEVKADSSVLVQYKGVLWDGGKEFDSTYSRGQLTSFSLQQVVKGWGQGLTGKKVGSRVLIVVPPALGYGDNPPSGSGIKKDSTLVFTVDILAKM comes from the coding sequence GTGCGCCGACGCTCACTTCTCCTCGCCGTACCCGCAGGACTGGTCACTCTCGCCGGATGCGGTGACGACAACAAGTCGGAGAAGGCCAAGTCCAGCAGCAGTCCGTCGCCTTCGGCGTCCGCCTCGTCGGCACCGCCGCCGAAGATCGTCGACGGTCCGCTGCCCGCCATCACGGCCGGGACGAAGTTCGGTGAGAAGCCGACCGTGGCCAAGGGAAGCGGCGCCCCGTCGAAGGACCTGGCGGTCAGGACGGTCATCGCGGGCAACGGCGGGACGGTCGCGGAGAACGACTACATCCAGGCGAGCTACCTCGGCCAGGTCTGGGACACCGCGAAGGTCTTCGACAACTCCTACGACCGCAAGACGTCGCTGGTCATCCAGCTCGCGCAGGGCGGCATCATCGACGGCTGGCGCTACGGCCTCGTGGGCAAGAAGGTCGGCAGCCGCGTCGAGATGGCCGTCCCGCCGACCTGGGGCTACGGCACGCGGGGCAACACGCAGGCGGGTATCAAGGGCACCGACACGCTGGTGTTCGTCGTCGACATCGAGAACACCTTCAACGCGAAGAGCTCCGCCAAGGGCAAGGACGTCGCGCAGAACGACAAGGCCCTCCCGAAGGTCGGCACGAACACCGACGGCAAGGCCCCCTCCATCGACGTGCCCAAGGCGGCGGCGCCCACGAAGCTCGTGGCGGACTACGTCATCGAGGGCGACGGCGAGGAGGTCAAGGCGGACAGCAGCGTCCTGGTGCAGTACAAGGGCGTCCTGTGGGACGGCGGCAAGGAGTTCGACTCCACGTACAGCCGCGGTCAGCTGACGTCGTTCTCGCTCCAGCAGGTCGTCAAGGGCTGGGGGCAGGGCCTGACGGGCAAGAAGGTCGGCAGCCGCGTCCTCATCGTCGTCCCGCCGGCCCTGGGCTACGGCGACAACCCGCCGAGCGGCAGCGGCATCAAGAAGGACTCCACGCTGGTCTTCACGGTCGACATCCTGGCGAAGATGTGA
- the prcB gene encoding proteasome subunit beta: MEANTRSTGRLPAAFLTPGSSSFMDFLGEHQPEMLPGRRQLPPVQGVIEAPHGTTIVAVTFPGGVVLAGDRRATMGNMIAQRDIEKVFPADEYSAVGIAGTAGLAVEMVKLFQLELEHFEKVEGATLSLEGKANRLSTMIRSNLGMAMQGLAVVPLFAGYDVDREKGRIFSYDVTGGRSEEHGYAATGSGSIFARGAMKKLYSNDLTEQQATTLVIQALYDAADDDSATGGPDVARRIYPIVTVITEEGFRRLTEEESSEIARAILERRLEQPDGPRAALL, from the coding sequence GTGGAAGCCAACACTCGTAGCACCGGGCGTCTACCGGCTGCCTTCCTGACGCCCGGGTCGTCGTCCTTCATGGACTTCCTGGGCGAGCATCAGCCGGAGATGCTCCCGGGCAGGCGGCAGCTGCCGCCCGTACAGGGCGTGATCGAGGCCCCGCACGGCACGACCATCGTCGCCGTCACGTTCCCCGGCGGAGTCGTCCTCGCCGGCGACCGGCGGGCCACCATGGGCAACATGATCGCTCAGCGCGACATCGAGAAGGTCTTCCCCGCCGACGAGTACTCGGCGGTGGGCATCGCCGGTACGGCGGGCCTGGCCGTCGAGATGGTCAAGCTGTTCCAGCTGGAGCTGGAGCACTTCGAGAAGGTCGAGGGCGCCACGCTCTCCCTGGAGGGCAAGGCCAACCGTCTCTCCACCATGATCCGTTCCAACCTCGGCATGGCCATGCAGGGCCTCGCCGTGGTCCCCCTCTTCGCGGGCTACGACGTGGACCGCGAGAAGGGCCGCATCTTCTCCTACGACGTCACCGGCGGCCGCTCCGAGGAGCACGGTTACGCCGCCACCGGCTCCGGCTCGATCTTCGCGCGCGGTGCCATGAAGAAGCTCTACAGCAACGACCTGACCGAACAGCAGGCCACCACCCTGGTCATCCAGGCGCTGTACGACGCGGCCGACGACGACTCGGCGACGGGCGGTCCCGATGTCGCCCGCCGGATCTACCCGATCGTCACCGTGATCACCGAAGAGGGATTCCGCCGTCTCACCGAGGAGGAGTCCTCGGAGATCGCCCGCGCGATCCTGGAGCGGCGCCTGGAGCAGCCGGACGGCCCCCGGGCCGCGCTGCTCTGA
- a CDS encoding FKBP-type peptidyl-prolyl cis-trans isomerase translates to MSIEKPEIDFPGGEPPADLEIKEIWEGDGQVAKAGDFVKVHYVGVAFSTGEEFDASWNRGNPLEFQLGVGQVISGWDQGVQGMKVGGRRQLTIPAHLAYGDRGAGGRIAPGETLIFVCDLVAV, encoded by the coding sequence GTGAGCATCGAGAAGCCCGAGATCGACTTCCCGGGCGGCGAGCCCCCGGCGGACCTCGAGATCAAGGAAATCTGGGAGGGCGACGGCCAGGTCGCCAAGGCCGGAGACTTCGTCAAGGTCCACTATGTGGGCGTGGCCTTCTCCACCGGCGAGGAGTTCGACGCCTCCTGGAACCGCGGCAACCCGCTGGAGTTCCAGCTCGGCGTCGGCCAGGTCATCAGCGGGTGGGACCAGGGCGTGCAGGGCATGAAGGTCGGCGGCCGCCGCCAGCTGACCATCCCGGCGCACCTCGCCTACGGGGACCGCGGCGCCGGCGGCCGGATCGCCCCCGGCGAGACGCTGATCTTCGTCTGCGACCTGGTCGCGGTCTGA
- the prcA gene encoding proteasome subunit alpha — protein MSTPFYVSPQQAMADRAEYARKGIARGRSLVVLQYADGIVFVGENPSRALHKFSEIYDRIGFAAAGKYNEYENLRIGGVRYADLRGYTYDRDDVTARGLANVYAQTLGTIFSSAAEKPYEVELVVAEVGETPDGDQIYRLPHDGSIVDEHGSVAVGGNAEQISSYLDQRHQDGMSLAEALKLAVQSLSREPNGGEREIPAERLEVAILDRTRPQQRKFKRIVGRQLARLLEEGGASTATEAEDPEDDE, from the coding sequence GTGTCGACGCCGTTCTATGTCTCACCCCAGCAGGCCATGGCCGACCGTGCGGAGTACGCCCGCAAGGGCATCGCCCGCGGTCGCAGCCTCGTCGTGCTGCAGTACGCCGACGGCATCGTGTTCGTCGGCGAGAACCCGTCCCGCGCGCTGCACAAGTTCAGCGAGATCTACGACCGGATCGGCTTCGCGGCCGCCGGCAAGTACAACGAGTACGAGAACCTGCGGATCGGCGGTGTGCGCTACGCCGATCTGCGCGGTTACACGTACGACCGTGACGACGTGACCGCGCGCGGTCTGGCCAACGTGTACGCCCAGACGCTGGGCACGATCTTCTCCAGCGCGGCCGAGAAGCCGTACGAGGTGGAGCTCGTGGTCGCCGAGGTGGGGGAGACCCCCGACGGGGACCAGATCTACCGGCTGCCGCACGACGGATCGATCGTGGACGAGCACGGGTCGGTCGCGGTCGGCGGCAACGCGGAGCAGATCAGCAGCTATCTGGACCAGCGCCACCAGGACGGCATGTCGCTGGCCGAGGCGCTGAAGCTGGCCGTGCAGTCGCTGTCGCGGGAGCCGAACGGCGGCGAGCGGGAGATTCCCGCCGAGCGCCTGGAGGTGGCGATCCTGGACCGTACGCGCCCGCAGCAGCGCAAGTTCAAGCGCATCGTCGGGCGTCAGCTGGCCCGCTTGCTGGAGGAGGGCGGCGCGTCCACCGCCACCGAGGCCGAGGATCCCGAAGACGACGAGTGA
- a CDS encoding diacylglycerol kinase — MTSEITLFVNPTAGRGRGARAAQPAASALRAAGFSVRTVLGENAADALTRARDAVASGTGALIAVGGDGMAHLALQAVAGTRTPLGLVAAGTGNDFARALGLPLGDPAAAGRQIAESLKGARLRDVDLGHVNGTWFGTVLASGFDSRVNDRGNRMRRPSGRVKYDLAMLAELAAFRPVRYRMTLDDGETREIEATLIAVGNGSSYGGGMKICAGADLGDGLFDITVVGPCTRRTLLRVFPKVYRGTHLSHPVVSVHRAAGVELVADGLTGYADGEPLGPLPLTARCVPGAVRVAIP; from the coding sequence GTGACCAGCGAGATCACCCTCTTCGTCAATCCCACCGCAGGGCGCGGCCGGGGCGCCCGTGCGGCGCAGCCGGCCGCTTCCGCTCTGCGGGCGGCGGGATTCTCCGTGCGGACGGTTCTCGGCGAGAACGCCGCCGACGCCCTGACCCGCGCGCGCGACGCGGTCGCGAGCGGAACGGGCGCCCTGATAGCCGTCGGCGGCGACGGCATGGCACATCTGGCCCTGCAAGCCGTCGCCGGGACCCGCACCCCGCTCGGCCTGGTCGCCGCCGGCACCGGGAACGACTTCGCGCGCGCCCTGGGCCTGCCCCTCGGTGATCCGGCCGCCGCGGGGCGGCAGATCGCCGAGTCCCTCAAGGGCGCCCGGCTCCGGGACGTCGACCTGGGCCACGTGAACGGCACCTGGTTCGGCACCGTCCTCGCCTCCGGCTTCGACTCCCGGGTCAACGACCGCGGCAACCGCATGCGCCGGCCCTCCGGACGCGTCAAGTACGACCTGGCGATGCTCGCCGAGCTGGCGGCCTTCCGGCCGGTCCGGTACCGGATGACCCTGGACGACGGCGAGACCCGCGAGATCGAGGCGACTCTCATCGCGGTCGGCAACGGCTCGTCGTACGGCGGCGGCATGAAGATCTGCGCGGGCGCGGACCTCGGCGACGGACTGTTCGACATCACGGTCGTCGGGCCGTGCACCCGCAGGACGCTGCTCAGGGTGTTCCCGAAGGTGTACCGGGGCACCCATCTCTCCCATCCCGTGGTGAGCGTGCACCGGGCGGCCGGCGTGGAGCTCGTCGCCGACGGCCTCACCGGGTACGCGGACGGTGAGCCGCTGGGGCCGCTGCCGCTCACGGCGCGGTGCGTGCCGGGTGCGGTGCGGGTGGCGATTCCCTGA
- a CDS encoding YafY family protein, with product MAGKPARPTNAIDQTRRMLSLVTYLRERPGARVGDVARAFGITEDELISDLDVLPLCGTSFRGGDLLDIDTDGDRIWWHNPDDVAAPLRIAADEATALLVAARAVSTLPGLREGDRQALLRATAKVEAASGEAAGASSRLSVTFESEGGVFADVDRAISERRRLWIRYYSPSRDELTEREIDPIRLVSVGHTYVEAWCRRSEARRTFRLDRVAEIRILDEPSAPPEVELRDLSEGLVQPAAEDPEVVVEVGPGGRWVAEYYPHDSADELPDGGLRITLRTPDPTSLRRLALRLGRDGRIVSPPELADSARQAAREALAAYDGLDGDGDGDGVQDRPFDRQEQGL from the coding sequence GTGGCAGGAAAACCGGCCAGGCCCACGAACGCGATCGACCAGACCCGGCGGATGCTCTCCCTGGTGACCTATCTGCGGGAGCGCCCCGGCGCGCGCGTCGGTGACGTCGCCCGGGCCTTCGGGATCACCGAGGACGAGTTGATCTCCGACCTCGACGTGCTGCCGCTGTGCGGGACGAGTTTCCGCGGCGGCGACCTGCTCGACATCGACACCGACGGCGACCGCATCTGGTGGCACAACCCGGACGACGTCGCGGCGCCGCTCCGTATCGCCGCCGACGAGGCGACCGCGCTGCTGGTGGCCGCCCGCGCGGTCTCCACGCTGCCCGGGTTGCGTGAGGGCGACCGGCAGGCGCTGCTGCGCGCCACCGCGAAGGTGGAGGCCGCCTCGGGAGAGGCGGCGGGGGCCAGCTCCCGGCTCTCGGTGACCTTCGAGTCCGAGGGCGGGGTCTTCGCGGACGTCGACCGGGCGATCTCCGAGCGCCGCCGGCTGTGGATCCGCTACTACTCGCCCTCGCGCGACGAGCTCACCGAGCGCGAGATCGACCCGATCCGCCTGGTCAGCGTCGGGCACACCTATGTGGAGGCCTGGTGCCGCCGCTCCGAGGCGCGCCGTACCTTCCGGCTCGACCGGGTCGCCGAGATCCGCATTCTCGACGAGCCGTCCGCGCCGCCGGAGGTCGAGCTGAGGGACCTGTCCGAGGGGCTCGTGCAGCCCGCCGCCGAGGATCCCGAGGTGGTGGTCGAGGTCGGACCGGGCGGGCGCTGGGTCGCGGAGTACTACCCGCACGACAGCGCGGATGAACTGCCGGACGGCGGGCTGCGTATCACTCTGCGGACCCCCGACCCCACGTCGCTGCGGCGGCTGGCTCTGCGCCTCGGCCGCGACGGCCGGATCGTGTCGCCGCCGGAGCTGGCGGACAGCGCGCGACAGGCGGCCCGTGAGGCGCTGGCGGCCTACGACGGGCTCGACGGCGACGGCGACGGCGACGGAGTCCAGGACCGACCGTTCGACAGGCAGGAGCAGGGGCTTTGA
- a CDS encoding MFS transporter, producing MAAGYLEILRARHAARLLAGTLTGRLPNATAAIAVVLFIRAEGGTYGLAGALAAVYGVANAVGQPLLGRLVDLYGQPRVQLPAALVSALGMAVFALSGTDPLPVAYAAMVVAGLFTPPLEGGLRALWPSVLRREDQVHTAYAMDAVAQEVMFTVGPLLVTLFVSLWSAQAALLILNGIGVLGALWVVVSPPSRAWRSAPREAHWLGALRSPGLLALLGAFLFVGNALGSITVAAVSYADDHGGDAVYGWLMAALGLGALVGGTVYGARQWSGTPERRLRVLVAFLAVCYLPLLLMPGAVAMTALTALAGVFLAPCIACAFIIVDRHAPKGTVTEAFSWLVTTFTVGASVGTGLAGPVVEWGGAVWGFAVPGAAGAAALVVLLATGRVLAATGDGAVVAVSSENDPNRAVEPRFSSGDRA from the coding sequence ATGGCCGCGGGATACCTGGAGATCCTCAGGGCGAGGCATGCCGCCCGGCTGCTCGCCGGCACGCTCACCGGGCGGCTGCCGAACGCGACCGCCGCCATCGCGGTCGTCCTGTTCATCCGGGCCGAGGGCGGCACGTACGGTCTGGCCGGGGCGCTCGCCGCCGTGTACGGGGTGGCCAACGCCGTGGGACAGCCGCTGCTCGGGCGGCTCGTGGACCTCTACGGGCAGCCGCGCGTCCAGTTGCCCGCCGCGCTGGTCTCGGCCCTCGGCATGGCCGTCTTCGCCCTCTCGGGCACCGACCCGCTGCCCGTCGCCTACGCCGCCATGGTGGTCGCCGGACTCTTCACGCCACCGCTGGAAGGCGGCCTGCGTGCCCTGTGGCCGTCCGTGCTGCGCCGCGAGGACCAGGTGCACACCGCGTACGCGATGGACGCCGTGGCCCAGGAAGTCATGTTCACCGTCGGACCCCTGCTGGTGACGCTGTTCGTGTCGCTCTGGTCCGCGCAGGCCGCGCTGCTGATCCTGAACGGCATCGGGGTGCTGGGCGCCCTCTGGGTGGTCGTCTCGCCGCCCTCGCGCGCGTGGCGCTCGGCGCCGCGCGAGGCGCACTGGCTCGGCGCGCTGCGCTCACCCGGGCTGCTGGCCCTGCTCGGCGCGTTCCTGTTCGTGGGGAACGCGCTCGGCTCGATCACGGTCGCCGCCGTGTCGTACGCCGACGACCACGGCGGGGACGCGGTGTACGGCTGGCTGATGGCGGCCCTCGGCCTCGGCGCGCTCGTCGGCGGCACGGTGTACGGGGCGCGGCAGTGGAGCGGCACGCCCGAGCGGCGACTGCGCGTGCTGGTGGCGTTTCTGGCGGTGTGTTACCTGCCGCTCCTCCTGATGCCGGGAGCGGTCGCCATGACGGCCCTCACGGCCCTCGCCGGTGTGTTCCTGGCACCCTGCATCGCCTGCGCGTTCATCATCGTGGACCGGCATGCCCCGAAGGGCACCGTCACCGAGGCGTTCTCCTGGCTTGTGACCACGTTCACCGTGGGCGCGTCGGTCGGAACGGGCCTCGCGGGCCCGGTCGTGGAGTGGGGCGGGGCCGTGTGGGGCTTCGCCGTTCCGGGCGCCGCGGGAGCCGCCGCGCTGGTGGTTCTGCTGGCCACGGGGCGGGTCCTCGCAGCTACCGGGGACGGTGCGGTAGTTGCGGTCTCATCGGAAAATGATCCAAACCGTGCCGTCGAACCCCGTTTCAGCTCGGGGGATCGGGCGTAA
- the pafA gene encoding Pup--protein ligase: MDRRIFGLENEYGVTCTFRGQRRLSPDEVARYLFRRVVSWGRSSNVFLRNGARLYLDVGSHPEYATPECDNVTELVTHDKAGERILEGLLVDAERRLHEEGIAGDVYLFKNNTDSAGNSYGCHENYLVARHGEFSRLADILIPFLVTRQLLCGAGKVLQTPRGAVYCVSQRAEHIWEGVSSATTRSRPIINTRDEPHADAERYRRLHVIVGDSNMSETTMLLKVGATDLVLRMIEAGTVMRDLTLENPIRAIREVSHDITGRRKVRLASGREASALEVQREYYEKAVDFCERRGIRTGTVEQVLELWGRVLDSIEAEDLDRIGTEIDWVMKYKLIERYRAKHNMTMSHPRVAQIDLAYHDIHRRRGLYYLLERKGQAARICNDLKIFEGKSVPPQTTRARLRGDFIRRAQEQRRDFTVDWVHLKLNDQAQRTVLCKDPFRSVDDRVEKLIAGM; the protein is encoded by the coding sequence ATGGACCGCCGCATTTTCGGGCTGGAGAACGAGTACGGCGTCACGTGTACGTTCAGGGGACAGCGGCGCCTGTCTCCCGACGAGGTGGCGCGGTACCTCTTCCGCCGTGTCGTGTCATGGGGCCGCAGCAGCAATGTCTTTCTGCGGAACGGTGCCCGCCTCTATCTCGACGTGGGATCACATCCGGAATACGCGACACCCGAATGTGACAACGTGACGGAACTCGTCACCCACGACAAAGCCGGCGAGCGCATTCTCGAAGGACTCCTGGTGGACGCAGAACGACGCCTGCACGAGGAAGGAATCGCGGGCGACGTCTACCTGTTCAAGAACAACACCGACTCGGCCGGCAACTCGTACGGGTGCCACGAGAACTACCTGGTGGCTCGCCACGGGGAGTTCTCCCGACTCGCGGACATCCTCATTCCGTTCCTGGTCACGCGGCAGCTGCTGTGCGGCGCCGGCAAGGTGCTGCAGACTCCGCGCGGCGCCGTGTACTGCGTCAGCCAGCGTGCCGAGCACATCTGGGAGGGCGTCAGCTCCGCGACGACCCGCTCCCGGCCCATCATCAACACCCGCGACGAACCACACGCCGACGCCGAGCGCTACCGCCGGCTGCACGTCATCGTCGGCGATTCGAACATGTCCGAGACGACCATGCTCCTGAAGGTCGGCGCCACCGACCTGGTACTGCGCATGATCGAGGCCGGCACGGTGATGCGCGACCTCACCCTGGAGAACCCGATCCGGGCGATCCGCGAGGTGAGCCACGACATCACGGGCCGCCGCAAGGTGCGGCTGGCCAGTGGCCGTGAGGCCTCCGCCCTCGAGGTGCAGCGCGAGTACTACGAGAAGGCCGTGGACTTCTGCGAGCGCCGCGGCATCCGCACCGGGACCGTCGAACAGGTCCTCGAACTGTGGGGCCGGGTGCTCGACTCGATCGAGGCGGAGGACCTCGACCGGATCGGTACCGAGATCGACTGGGTCATGAAGTACAAGCTCATCGAGCGGTACCGGGCCAAGCACAACATGACGATGTCGCACCCGAGGGTCGCTCAGATAGACCTCGCCTACCACGACATCCACCGTCGTCGTGGCCTGTACTACCTGCTGGAGAGGAAGGGACAAGCCGCTCGGATCTGCAATGACTTGAAGATCTTCGAGGGCAAGTCCGTGCCGCCCCAGACCACTCGGGCGCGGCTGCGCGGGGACTTCATCCGGCGAGCCCAGGAACAGCGCCGCGATTTCACCGTCGACTGGGTTCACCTCAAGCTCAACGACCAGGCACAGCGCACCGTGTTGTGCAAGGACCCGTTCCGTTCGGTCGACGACCGGGTGGAGAAGCTGATCGCCGGAATGTGA
- a CDS encoding helix-turn-helix transcriptional regulator translates to MAIAKAERLMNLALCLLGTRRPLSKRELRDSIEAYVEAFRPGRGAASSDDSFNRMFERDKDDLRELGLVIETVENLDGEVGYLARRDSNRLPAITLDAEEAAALGLAAKVWQQARLAGAASGALQKLRAAGLPEDVDPYEAHGALEPHIPVHEAAFEPLMLACRDRRPVVFDYRKATAAHPETRQVEPWALECWRGHWYLAGWDRDRGAERVFRLSRITGKVRARAGRYTAEVPDVVTVRETVAGWAGEIADRSARIRLRSGSGYPLRAKAVSIREREDGWDELEIPYGHGLEAWLVEFGPDVVVLEPAELRADVVDRLRAVAKG, encoded by the coding sequence ATGGCCATTGCCAAGGCCGAGCGGCTGATGAACCTGGCGCTGTGTCTGCTCGGGACACGGCGGCCGCTCAGCAAGCGCGAACTGCGCGATTCCATCGAGGCCTATGTGGAGGCGTTCAGGCCGGGCAGGGGAGCGGCCTCGTCCGACGACTCCTTCAACCGGATGTTCGAACGCGACAAGGACGACCTGCGCGAGCTCGGCCTGGTCATCGAGACCGTGGAGAACCTCGACGGCGAGGTCGGCTACCTCGCCCGCCGCGACAGCAACCGCCTGCCGGCCATCACCCTGGACGCCGAGGAGGCCGCCGCCCTCGGCCTCGCCGCCAAGGTCTGGCAGCAGGCGCGGCTGGCCGGCGCGGCGAGCGGCGCCCTGCAGAAACTGCGTGCCGCCGGCCTGCCCGAGGACGTGGACCCGTACGAGGCCCACGGCGCCCTGGAGCCGCACATCCCCGTGCACGAGGCGGCCTTCGAGCCGCTGATGCTGGCCTGCCGCGACCGCCGCCCGGTCGTCTTCGACTACCGCAAGGCGACGGCCGCGCACCCCGAGACCCGGCAGGTCGAGCCCTGGGCCCTGGAGTGCTGGCGCGGCCACTGGTACCTGGCGGGCTGGGACCGCGACCGCGGGGCCGAGCGCGTCTTCCGGCTCTCACGGATCACCGGCAAGGTCCGCGCCCGGGCCGGCCGGTACACGGCCGAGGTGCCCGACGTCGTCACCGTGCGGGAGACGGTCGCGGGCTGGGCGGGCGAGATCGCCGACCGCTCCGCGCGGATCCGGCTGCGCAGCGGCTCCGGTTACCCGCTGCGGGCCAAGGCCGTCTCGATCCGGGAACGGGAAGACGGCTGGGACGAGTTGGAGATTCCGTACGGGCACGGCCTGGAGGCGTGGCTCGTCGAGTTCGGGCCCGATGTCGTGGTCCTGGAACCCGCCGAGCTGCGGGCCGACGTGGTGGACCGGCTGCGCGCCGTGGCCAAGGGCTGA
- a CDS encoding LacI family DNA-binding transcriptional regulator — MARASTRPTSRDVAQAAGVSQAAVSLVLGEKWRGRVSEATADRVREAARELGYRPNLAARNLRLGRTRTVLLVVPALTTEFFAGVYTGAARVASAHGFGVVLYPSPEGIGPARDPFGSARAALDGVIASSMAADALTAIRGDQLPLVMLDSDPAGSLGAATVNLDIRDGVRQVADHLLALGHRHFLHLGADIASWTFEVRARELAARLESVPGTRLRTARAPISIEPSRAAAETALSAPGPRPTALVCDDDNLAAGAYKAARRLGLRVPDDLSITGLDDLALARAIDPELTTVRLDAELFGERGMEALLAVLDGRTPPEGDIPVELVVRGSTAPPR, encoded by the coding sequence GTGGCACGAGCCAGCACGCGCCCCACGAGCCGGGACGTCGCCCAGGCCGCGGGGGTCTCCCAGGCCGCGGTCTCCCTCGTGCTGGGCGAGAAGTGGCGCGGCCGGGTCTCCGAGGCGACGGCGGACCGCGTCCGGGAGGCTGCCCGGGAGCTCGGCTACCGCCCGAACCTGGCCGCCCGCAACCTCCGCCTCGGCCGCACCCGCACGGTCCTTCTGGTGGTCCCGGCGCTCACCACGGAGTTCTTCGCCGGCGTCTACACCGGCGCGGCGCGGGTGGCCTCCGCCCATGGCTTCGGTGTGGTCCTCTACCCCTCACCCGAGGGCATCGGCCCCGCCCGTGACCCGTTCGGCTCCGCACGGGCGGCCCTGGACGGCGTCATCGCCTCCTCCATGGCCGCGGACGCCCTCACGGCGATCCGGGGCGACCAACTGCCCCTCGTGATGCTGGACAGCGACCCGGCGGGCAGCCTGGGCGCGGCCACCGTCAACCTCGACATCAGGGACGGCGTGCGCCAGGTGGCGGACCATCTCCTGGCCCTCGGGCACCGTCATTTCCTGCACCTGGGGGCGGACATCGCGTCCTGGACCTTCGAGGTGCGCGCCCGCGAACTGGCCGCCCGGCTGGAGAGCGTCCCGGGTACGCGGCTGCGCACGGCCCGCGCCCCGATCTCCATCGAGCCCTCCCGTGCCGCCGCGGAGACGGCCCTGTCCGCGCCAGGGCCCCGGCCCACGGCCCTGGTCTGCGACGACGACAACCTCGCGGCCGGCGCCTACAAGGCGGCCCGCCGCCTTGGACTGCGGGTCCCCGACGACCTCTCGATCACGGGTCTCGACGACCTTGCCCTCGCCCGCGCCATCGACCCCGAGCTGACCACGGTCCGCCTGGACGCCGAGCTGTTCGGGGAACGGGGCATGGAGGCCCTCCTCGCCGTCCTGGACGGCCGCACACCGCCGGAGGGGGACATCCCGGTCGAGCTGGTCGTACGGGGCTCCACGGCGCCGCCCCGCTAG
- the tatC gene encoding twin-arginine translocase subunit TatC, with translation MLKPARKKEKDPEGRMPLAEHLRELRNRLAKAVLAIVVVTVVAAFYYKNIIEFFTNPILDAVGCQSTLSELAQQRSGTCARIVLNGLLTPFTLALKVSLMAGVIFASPIWLYQLWAFIVPGLHRHEKKYALAFVGTGVPLFLGGAFFAYKTLPTMATVLLGFSPADLDNQLPLDDLLDLIVRMVLVFGLSFELPLLLVMLNLTGVLTGRRMLGWWRGMIMGITVFAAVATPSTDPLTMLALAGPIWVLYFVATAFSLLNDRRKRRREAEGPDDDEASELDLTPEDIGEVETVSAGGALPGQAAPDRVNGYDDVT, from the coding sequence TTGCTCAAGCCTGCCCGCAAGAAGGAGAAGGACCCCGAGGGGCGGATGCCCCTCGCGGAGCACCTTCGTGAGCTCCGCAACCGGCTCGCGAAGGCCGTTCTGGCCATCGTCGTCGTCACCGTCGTGGCCGCCTTCTACTACAAGAACATCATCGAGTTCTTCACGAACCCGATCCTGGACGCGGTGGGCTGCCAGTCCACCCTGTCGGAGCTCGCGCAGCAGCGGAGCGGCACCTGCGCCCGCATCGTGCTGAACGGCCTGCTGACGCCGTTCACGCTCGCGCTCAAGGTCTCGCTGATGGCCGGTGTGATCTTCGCGTCGCCGATCTGGCTCTACCAGCTGTGGGCCTTCATCGTTCCGGGCCTGCACCGGCACGAGAAGAAGTACGCGCTGGCGTTCGTGGGCACGGGCGTCCCGCTGTTCCTGGGCGGCGCCTTCTTCGCGTACAAGACGCTGCCGACGATGGCGACGGTCCTCCTCGGCTTCTCGCCCGCGGACCTCGACAACCAGCTGCCACTGGACGACCTGCTGGACCTCATCGTCCGGATGGTGCTCGTCTTCGGGCTCTCCTTCGAGCTGCCCCTGCTGCTGGTCATGCTGAACCTGACCGGAGTGCTCACCGGCCGGCGCATGCTCGGCTGGTGGCGCGGCATGATCATGGGCATCACGGTCTTCGCGGCCGTGGCCACGCCCAGCACCGACCCGCTGACCATGCTGGCGCTGGCCGGGCCGATCTGGGTGCTGTACTTCGTGGCGACCGCCTTCTCGCTGCTGAACGACCGGCGCAAGCGCCGCCGCGAGGCCGAGGGACCCGACGACGACGAGGCCTCCGAGCTGGACCTCACACCCGAGGACATCGGGGAGGTCGAGACGGTGTCGGCCGGCGGGGCGCTGCCCGGGCAGGCGGCCCCGGACCGGGTCAACGGTTATGACGACGTGACCTGA